In Bradyrhizobium guangxiense, the following are encoded in one genomic region:
- a CDS encoding ABC transporter substrate-binding protein — protein sequence MSEFKTIALRCLLALSISLSTLVARDVSAAETAAPPSVAIHFTFDRPLDASMAPFFLAAKDGSFGAERLNVAFSSATGSPEVLARVAKGDSELALVDINELIRFRDKEDAAPVKAVFVLFNRAPYAIVARRSRGIQALPDLDGKTVGVADGDLSMRLWPALAQQNGIKASNVKFHRISPAVREPILSAGQVDAVAGFSYLSAVNLRDRGVPDADLVVLRYADYGCEAYGFAVVANAAFAAAKPEAVKGFVRALIAGIAATVKEPARAADEVASRIDGGDRELELERVRTVLADNILSDEVRRNGLGGIEPLRLERSIGQIAQDFKSRKRPAASDIFDDRFLPPVAGRLIN from the coding sequence ATGTCGGAATTCAAGACCATCGCGCTTCGTTGCCTGCTGGCCCTCTCGATCTCGCTTTCAACACTCGTTGCACGCGATGTCAGCGCGGCCGAGACCGCCGCGCCGCCCTCCGTTGCGATCCACTTCACCTTCGACCGCCCGCTCGACGCGAGCATGGCGCCGTTCTTTCTTGCGGCGAAGGACGGCAGCTTCGGCGCCGAGCGTCTCAACGTGGCCTTCAGCAGCGCAACCGGATCGCCGGAGGTGCTCGCACGCGTCGCCAAGGGCGACAGCGAGCTTGCGCTCGTCGACATCAACGAGCTGATCCGGTTTCGCGACAAGGAGGACGCTGCGCCGGTCAAGGCGGTGTTCGTGCTGTTCAACCGTGCCCCTTACGCGATCGTCGCGCGCAGGAGCCGCGGCATCCAGGCATTGCCCGATCTCGACGGCAAGACCGTCGGCGTCGCCGACGGCGATCTGTCGATGCGGCTGTGGCCGGCGCTGGCGCAGCAGAACGGCATCAAGGCATCGAATGTCAAATTCCACAGGATCAGCCCCGCGGTGCGCGAGCCGATCCTGTCCGCGGGACAGGTCGATGCCGTCGCGGGCTTCAGCTATCTCTCGGCGGTGAACCTGCGCGATCGCGGCGTGCCCGATGCCGATCTCGTCGTGCTGCGTTATGCCGACTATGGCTGCGAAGCCTATGGCTTCGCCGTGGTGGCCAACGCCGCCTTCGCCGCGGCAAAGCCGGAGGCCGTGAAAGGCTTCGTCCGCGCCTTGATCGCCGGCATCGCGGCGACCGTCAAGGAGCCGGCGCGCGCGGCGGACGAGGTTGCGAGCCGCATCGACGGCGGCGACCGCGAGCTCGAGCTGGAACGTGTGCGTACCGTCCTCGCCGACAACATCCTCAGCGACGAGGTCAGGCGCAACGGTCTCGGCGGTATCGAGCCACTGCGCCTGGAGCGCTCGATCGGCCAGATCGCGCAGGACTTCAAATCCCGCAAGCGCCCTGCCGCAAGCGATATCTTCGACGACCGGTTCCTGCCGCCGGTCGCGGGGCGGCTGATCAACTGA
- a CDS encoding glucan ABC transporter ATP-binding protein/ permease yields the protein MSILRLYTRVLELLGKEARLGWLLAVANLLLAGAQFAEPVLFGRIVDVLSGKTVAGSSSAWPFLAAWVAFGLFTILCSALVALQADRLSHRQRQAVLTSYFEHILQLPLTFHSGTHSGRLMKVMLNGTDALWRLWLGFFREHFAAILSVAVLLPLSLYLNWRLAILLFVLCIVFTALTTFVVRKTFGMQMEVEEHYSELSARASDALGNVALVQSFVRVESEVKGLRSVADELLAAQMPVLSWWALVTVITRASTTITVLAIFTLGIALHDQGLTSVGEIVMFVSFATLLIQKLEQVVSFINSVFMEAPRLREFFNVLDAVPAVHDRPDAIDAGRLSGLVEFNDVTFSYDGKRPAIEDLTFTALPGQTIALVGPTGAGKSTAIALLHRAFDPQSGFIKIDGMDVRGVTLTSLRRNIGVVFQEALLFNRSIAENLRVGKPDATESEMRQAAERAQALEFIERSGGFETNAGERGRMLSGGERQRLSIARALLKAPPILILDEATSALDAVTEAKVNAALDEVMKGRTTFVIAHRLSTIRNATRILVFENGRVIESGTFDELVAKGGHFAELARAQFMVHETAQASTRASVTASEAAATAAKSP from the coding sequence ATGTCCATCCTCCGTCTCTATACCCGCGTTCTCGAGCTGCTCGGCAAGGAGGCGCGGCTGGGCTGGCTGCTCGCGGTGGCCAATCTGCTGCTGGCGGGGGCGCAATTCGCCGAACCCGTGCTGTTCGGCCGGATCGTCGACGTGCTCTCCGGCAAGACGGTCGCCGGCTCCAGCTCGGCCTGGCCGTTCCTGGCGGCCTGGGTCGCGTTCGGGCTCTTCACCATCCTGTGCAGCGCGCTCGTGGCCCTGCAAGCCGACCGGCTCTCGCATCGCCAGCGCCAGGCGGTGCTGACCAGCTATTTCGAGCACATCCTGCAACTGCCGCTGACCTTTCACTCCGGCACCCATTCGGGCCGCCTGATGAAGGTGATGCTCAACGGTACCGACGCCTTGTGGCGACTGTGGCTCGGCTTCTTCCGCGAGCATTTCGCCGCGATCCTCTCGGTCGCGGTGCTGCTGCCGCTGTCGCTCTATCTGAACTGGCGGCTCGCGATCCTCTTGTTCGTGCTCTGCATCGTCTTCACTGCGCTGACGACCTTCGTGGTGCGCAAGACCTTCGGTATGCAGATGGAAGTCGAGGAGCACTACAGCGAGCTTTCCGCCCGCGCCTCCGATGCGCTCGGCAACGTGGCGCTGGTGCAGAGCTTCGTCCGCGTCGAATCCGAGGTGAAGGGCCTGCGCTCGGTCGCCGACGAGCTGCTCGCCGCGCAGATGCCGGTGCTGTCGTGGTGGGCGCTCGTCACCGTCATCACCCGCGCCTCCACCACCATCACGGTGCTGGCGATCTTCACGCTCGGCATCGCCCTGCACGACCAGGGCCTCACCTCGGTCGGCGAGATCGTGATGTTCGTGAGCTTTGCCACGCTCTTGATCCAGAAGCTCGAGCAGGTCGTGAGCTTCATCAACAGCGTGTTCATGGAAGCGCCGCGCCTGCGCGAGTTCTTCAATGTGCTCGACGCCGTGCCCGCAGTACACGACCGGCCCGACGCGATCGACGCCGGCAGGCTGTCCGGCCTCGTCGAGTTCAACGACGTCACCTTCTCCTATGACGGCAAGCGGCCGGCGATCGAGGACCTCACCTTCACCGCGCTGCCCGGCCAGACCATCGCGCTGGTCGGTCCGACCGGCGCCGGCAAGTCGACCGCGATCGCGCTGCTGCACCGCGCCTTCGATCCGCAATCCGGCTTCATCAAGATCGACGGCATGGACGTGCGCGGCGTGACACTGACCTCGCTGCGGCGGAACATCGGCGTCGTGTTCCAGGAAGCGCTGCTGTTCAACCGTTCGATCGCGGAGAATTTGCGCGTTGGCAAGCCGGATGCGACCGAGTCCGAGATGCGCCAGGCGGCGGAGCGCGCACAGGCGCTCGAATTCATCGAGCGCAGCGGAGGCTTCGAGACCAATGCCGGCGAGCGCGGCCGCATGCTGTCCGGCGGCGAGCGGCAGCGCCTGTCGATCGCCCGCGCGCTGCTGAAGGCCCCGCCGATCCTGATCCTGGACGAGGCGACTTCCGCGCTCGACGCCGTCACCGAGGCCAAGGTGAACGCCGCTCTCGACGAAGTGATGAAGGGCCGCACCACTTTCGTGATCGCCCACCGCCTCTCCACCATCCGCAACGCCACGCGGATCCTGGTGTTCGAGAATGGGCGCGTGATCGAAAGCGGAACTTTCGATGAACTCGTGGCCAAAGGCGGCCATTTTGCCGAGCTTGCCCGGGCGCAGTTCATGGTCCATGAAACCGCTCAAGCAAGCACGCGGGCCAGCGTGACGGCGTCCGAGGCTGCCGCAACGGCGGCCAAGTCTCCCTAG